DNA from Flavobacterium aestivum:
CCTTTCGGATCAGTCGGTTTTAAGTTGTCAATCATTAAAATTAGGACCAGGAGAAACACTCCGGTCACATTCAGCAGACGAATTTATATACATCAACGAAATAGAAGAAGGAATCCAATTGTACATCAAAATACTGGGAGACTTCTTGAATTGATAGATTGTTGGACTACTTGGATTATTCGATCATTCGATTATTGGATTACTTAGATTTAAACCTATAAAATAGTATACTCTAAAAAATCCAAAAGTCTAAAAATCCAACAATCTAAAAATCCAACAATCTAACAGTCTAACAATCTAAAAATCCAATTATGAAACTTTGGGAAAAAGGAATACCAACCGACAAACAAATTGAACATTTTACGGTAGGAAATGACAGGGAACTTGATTTGGTTTTGGCCAAATATGATGCCTTAGGCTCCATTGCCCACGCCAAAATGTTAGGGCAAATAGGTTTATTGACTAATGCTGAAACCGAATCTTTGGTCGTAGCCTTGAACGAAATCATACAAGACATCGCGAACGGGAATTTCGAAATCGAAGACAGCTTTGAAGACGTACATTCTAAAATTGAATATTTGCTAACAGTAAAACTTGGCGATGCCGGAAAAAAAATCCACACCGCACGTTCTAGAAACGATCAGGTTTTAGTCGATGTGAACTTATACTTGAAAGATGAAGTCAAAGAACTGAAAGAACAGGTAAAAACACTTTTTGATTTAATGATGGAATCGGCAGAAAAACACCAAAATGTGCTATTGCCAGGTTACACTCATCTTCAAATTGCAATGCCTTCCTCTTTCGGGATGTGGTTTTCTGCCTATGCAGAAAGTCTTATAGACGACATCACAATGCTAAATGCCGCTTTGAAAATAGTGGATCAAAATCCGCTGGGCTCAGCTGCAGGTTACGGAAGCTCATTCCCTATCAACCGAACATTTACAACTCAGGAATTAGGTTTTGAAACCTTAAAATTCAACGCAGTTGCGGCACAAATGAGCCGTGGAAAATCGGAAAAGACAGTAGCTTTTGCCATGAGCAGTATAGCAGCTACACTTTCTAAATTCTCAATGGATGTGTGTTTGTACATGAGTCAAAATTTTGATTTTATAGGCTTGCCATCTCACTTAACCACAGGTTCCAGCATTATGCCACACAAGAAAAACCCGGATGTTTTTGAGCTGATTCGTGGTAAATGCAATAAGATTCAAGCCTTACCGTATGAAATCACTTTAATTACCAACAATCTGCCAAGCGGCTACCACAGGGATTTACAACTCTTGAAAGAAGGATTGTTTCCAGCCATACAAAACTTGAAAGCCTGTTTGGATATCGCTATTTTCTCTATCAAAGACATCACGGTAAAAGACAATATTTTAAATGACCCAAAATACAATTATCTGTTTACAGTAGATACACTAAACGAAATGGTTGTAGCTGGAATGCCATTTAGAGATGCCTACAAAGCCGTTGCTGAGCAATTGGAAAACGGAACATATCAATCTCCAAAAGAAACCAAACATACACATGAAGGAAGCATTAATAACCTTTGTCTAGCAGCAATAAAGGATAAAATGAAGAGTACCTATTAATTCAAAAATCAATTAAGCAAGAAAAATCCATAAAATACATTTATGGATTTTTTTTTGTAACCTATTCTACCTTAAACCATTATTAAATAGCTAAAATCAATCATAAAAAAATCAATTATTTTAGCTAATAAAAATAGTATGCACGCATAGTTTTACGTATTTTCACAAAAAATTAAAAAAAAAAATACCATGAAATTAACACAAAAAATTACTTTACTATTATTTATTAGTTCTACACTATTTATCAGCTGTTCAAAAGACGATACAACTGCAACGGACAATACAACCATAAAAACCTTTAAAGATGTTACCTTTTCATTAGACCAATCAGAAGGATATGATGCAGGACTATATTTTTCGACTGAATTAGGAAAATCATACAAAACAAAACAAATTGACGCTGCAATTCTACCAAAAATTGACATTGAATTTTATAGCAGCAGTGATAAATTAAATTATTTCACCAGTCCAAATGATGGCGACTACGGTCTAAAAAATGCAACACTTTCATTATTCATTAATACCCAGAAAGACTTATTGACAATTGAGCAATTCAACAAAATCGAAAAAGGTTCAGATTTTGACGCTCTTAAAATAGATACAGATGATGACGACTCTTTTCCAGATAGTCAAATGCCAAATGTAGTATTGTTCAAAAATGCGGCTGGCAAAAAAGGGGCCATTTACATTAAATCGGTACACAGAGTTGGCTATGATCCTAGAATCGTAGTAGATATCAAAGTCCAAAAATAAAATACCAAACAATCCTATTGACTAAACCAATTTTTCAGAACTGAAAAATTGGTTTTTTTATGCCTTATAATATACAATTGGAAACACTCACAAATGAGGATCTATCCCTTAATTTATCCCTTTTCTAAAGAAGTATTTTTTCCAATTATTAATTAGTACAAAAAAAACTATATATTTGAGAAATATCTTAAATATATAGCATGACGAATTTCGAGGAACAAGCAACTCAAACGCTTTTTGAAAAAAATCACATTACAGAAGAACAATTTGGAGCCATTCGGGAGTACCGAGGTTTGAATTTGTTTTCAGTTCACAACGAACTGAAATTATTACTATACCTTTCGATGTTAATGTTTACATCGGGGATTGGTATATTAATTTATCAAAACATAGACACAATTGGACATACTGCACTACTTGGATTATTGCTTTTAGTAACGTTAACTTGTTTTTATTTTTGTTTCAAAAAACATGAGGGCTTCAAAAAAGAAGAAGTACTATTCTCCAATCCGCTTTATGATTACTTAGTACTTACAGCGGTTATACTGAGCTGTACATTTGTGGGATATTTGCAATTTCAATACCAAACTTTTGGAACCCATTACGGATTGGCCACTTTGGTACCAACTGTTATCAGTCTTTTTTGTGCTTATTATTTTGACAATAAAAGTGTTTTATCCATAGGAATCACAGGGATGGCGGCTTATTTGGGACTCTCAGTAGATCCAAAACAAGTGTTTGAAAACGAAATGTTTGACAATCCCTATTTAAGTTATATTGGTTTAGCATTTGGATTGGTTTTGTTACTTTGGGCCTTGTATGCAATCAAAATCAATTTGAAAAAGCACTTCAATCTCGTTTATCTTACTTTCTCGTTGCATTTGGTTAGTTTAGCCTGTATTGTAAATTTATTTGAAGATTACTATTGGTTACCTTTTGGAATAGTTTTAGGAATTACTGCCTACTACTTTTATAATTTAAGCTTTCAAATCAAGTCTATATCTCTATTTATTTTTACTATTCTATACGGATATATAGGAATAAACATCTTATTTGTAAGAGTTATAGAATTAATAAAATTTGATGACCTATTCTTTTTATTCATTTTCACCACTCCTTTTTATTTTATTGGTTCCATACTTGGATTTATAAAATTGATTAAACACTTCAACAAAAACACGACTGATGATAGTATACGATAAAACACTTTTAGACAACACATATATAGATGAAGAAGCCAATCGATTGAAGGAATCAGGCTTCATTAGTCAAGAACAATATAAAAGCATTCAAATTCAAATACCAAAGCTTAAAAGCCAAAAGAACATCTTCATCCAAATTCTTTTTTTCATTCTGGGCTTTATGTTGTATTCTTCTATTTGTGGAGTGCTATCGTTATTTGCGCTGAGTATTATAGACGATGCATATTTATTTTTCATCTATCTCTTTACTATAATTGGTTTTGGAGCCAAAGAGTTTATGTCAAGAGAAATGAAATATTTTGGTTTTGGCCTGGACGATGCTTTTATTGTGGGTGCCATATTAGCATTACTGATTGGAGTTGGTCTCACCTTTGAAAAAAATTATGATCCAGACTTTTTAGTTATCATAATAGTTATGGCAATCGTATCAAGTTTCTCCTATTTGCGATACCTCAATCTCCCATTAGCTCTACTCGCCTGTCTAGGAATAACAGGAAGTCTAGCTTACATTACATTCGAATATTTAATAATCGGGAAATCTATATTACCGTTTGTACTGCTTTTATTCTCTGGAGTTTGTTATTTCATTTTGAAAAAAAAGTTCCAAAGCTTAACTTCTCCCTATTATTACAAGGGATTAAAATTAGCTAAAGGCTACAGTTTAATTTTATTCTATCTCTCAGGAAATTATTATGTGGTAAGGGAATTAAATTACGGCCTATCAGGAGAATATTTTTATGATGGTGTAAGTCCTGAAATACCTTTTGCCATATTCTTTTGGGCTTTTACATTCATAGTTCCGGCAGTATACCTTGTATTCTCTTTGAAAAATAAAGATAGAATGATGCTATGGATAGGCTTTCTGGCACTTTGCTTTGCCTTTTTTACCTTTAGAATGTATCATCATGTTTTACCGCCGGAAGTTGGCTTAACCATTGGAGGTTTGGTTGTATTTGCCTTTACTTATTTTGCCATAAAAAAGACAAAACATAAAGAAAAAGGAGTCACGTTCAAAGCTGATCGCTTTACCAATCCAAATGCTTTTGCCAATTTACAAACACTTATAGTCGCTTCGCAATTCGGACTTAAACCCGAAGCAAAAGTTGAGGAATCTCCAATGGAATTTGGCGGTGGTGGATTTAGTGGTGGAGGCTCAGGAGGAGAATTTTAAAATCACACCAAACTATTTTTAGCAAAGATGCTAATCACAAAGTTTAAAATATTTTACTTTGTGATTAGCGTCTTTACTTTTTATATAAAACTCAATTTAACGAAAAGAATTATTCAGACTAATTAACTTACAGTCTCTCCGCCAAATCCTTCGCATCAATATCACTATGCGAAGCATCATAAACTGATTTACCGTTTTTAATCAATAACACTTGTGGAGATTGGTGCATCACTTGAAAACGATTTGCGATTTCATTGGAAACCTCACGGTATTCCAGCAAATCCAAAAAATAGGTATCAGTAGTATCAGCAGAATCAAACTCATTTTCAAATTGTCTCAAAGCCATTCTACTCACGCTGCAACGGGTGCTATGCTTAAAAATCGATACCGGTTTTTCATTTGATAGTGCAATAATTTCATTCAACTGATTTAAATCTGTTAATGGAATCCAATTGATTTTACTAACTGCTGTTTTCTTTTCTTCAGAACTACCAAATAGGGAATTAAATATACTCATTTTGTCGTTTTTTATGTCATTTTGTCTTTAAAAAGCTATAAAAACATAGCTAAAACCGTCAAATTGTCCATGATTTTACTATGGAACACCATTTGAAGATTATTTTGCAAAGTTAGCTTTTAGTGATTAGCCAATAGCCATTTGGCACTAGTTTTTTGAATAAAAAACAAAACAATATAGAAACCTATAGATTCGTGAATAATAACTACCAAATATCTATTGCCTTTTCACTAACAATTAATAACTCAAAAAATAAAAAACCATGAACATAAATAAATTTACCATTAAATCACAGGAAGCTATACAGCTTTCGCAGCAACTGGTTCAGAGTTTGGGTCAGCAACAAATTGAGAACGAACACATTTTTAAAGCTATTTTTGAAGTAGATGAGAATGTAGCTCCGTTTATTTTGAAAAAACTCAATGTCAATGTACCATTGTTTTTACAAATTTTAGACAGTACAATTCAAAGTTTTCCAAGAGTTAGCGGAGGCGAAATACAGCTTTCCAGAGCAGCCAGCTCTGCATTGAACGAAGCGGAAATCATTGCAAAAAAAATGAATGACGAATACGTTTCAATAGAGCATTTAATACTTGCCATATTCGATTCTAAAAGCAAAGTAGCCCAAATCCTAAAAGACCAAGGTGTAACCGGAAAAGGACTCAAAGCAGCCATAGACGAATTACGAAAAGGCGAACGTGTAACCTCAGCCTCAGCCGAAGAAACTTATAATTCTTTGAACAAATACGCCAAAAACCTCAACGAATTGGCCAGAACCGGAAAACTCGATCCAGTAATTGGTCGTGACGAGGAAATTAGACGCGTACTGCAAATCCTTACCCGAAGAACCAAAAACAACCCAATGCTAGTGGGAGAACCTGGAGTGGGTAAAACCGCTATTGCCGAAGGTCTCGCACACCGTATTGTAGATGGCGATGTGCCTGATAACCTAAAAGACAAAATCGTATTTTCTCTTGATATGGGAGCCCTAATTGCTGGTGCCAAATACAAAGGGGAATTCGAGGAACGATTAAAATCAGTAGTCAAAGAAGTTATTGCTGCCGAAGGAGACATCGTATTATTCATTGACGAAATTCACACGCTTGTAGGTGCAGGTGGTGGCGAAGGTGCAATGGATGCAGCTAATATTTTGAAACCAGCTTTGGCTCGTGGAGAATTGAGAGCCATAGGTGCAACGACTTTAGACGAATACCAAAAATATTTTGAAAAAGACAAAGCCCTTGAACGTCGTTTCCAAAAAATCATCATCGAAGAACCAGATATCGAAAGTGCGATTTCAATCCTAAGAGGAATCAAGGAAAAATACGAAACACACCATAAAGTACAAATCAAGGACGACGCTATCATTGCAGCCGTAACACTATCGCAACGTTACATTTCCAATCGTTTCTTACCAGACAAAGCCATCGACTTAATGGACGAAGCGGCTTCTAAACTCCGTATGGAAATCAACTCCAAACCCGAGGAATTGGATGTTTTGGATAGAAAAATCATGCAATTGGAAATCGAAATTGAAGCCATCAAACGCGAAAAAGACGAAAGCAAACTCAAAGTATTGGGATTGGAATTAGCCAATCTTAAAGAAGAGCGAAACGTGATTTACGCCAAATGGAAATCCGAAAAAGAAGTTGCCGATAATATTCAGGAAGTAAAAACCGAAATTGAAAATTTCAAATACGAGGCCGAACGTGCCGAACGTGATGGCGATTACGGTAAAGTAGCCGAAATTCGTTACGGAAAAATCAAGGAAGCTCAAGAACGATTAGATGTTTTTCAGAAACAATTAGCCGAAAATCAATCGGGAACTTCCTTAATAAAAGAGGAAGTAACCCGTGAAGACATTGCCGAAGTGGTGGCCAAATGGACAGGAATTCCTGTGATGAAAATGCTACAGGGAGAAAAAGAAAAACTATTGCATCTTGAACAAGAATTGCACAAACGCGTTGTAGGTCAAGAAGAAGCCATCGAAGCTGTGAGCGACGCCGTACGTCGAAGCCGTGCAGGATTGCAGGATATGAAAAAACCAATTGGTACCTTCCTATTCCTTGGATCAACCGGAGTGGGAAAAACCGAATTAGCCAAAGCGCTAGCCGAATATCTTTTTGATGATGAGAATGCCATGACCCGAATTGACATGAGCGAATACCAAGAGCGCCACAGCGTGAGCCGTTTGGTGGGAGCGCCTCCAGGATACATAGGTTATGAAGAAGGAGGTCAATTGACCGAAGCCGTACGAAGAAAACCTTATTCTGTTATTTTGCTCGACGAGATAGAGAAAGCCCATCCGGACACTTTCAATATCTTGTTGCAAGTACTCGATGAAGGACGTTTGACGGACAACAAAGGACGCTTGGCCGATTTTAAGAACACCATAATCATCATGACTTCCAACATGGGAAGCCAAATTATACAGGATAAATTTGAGAATCTAAAAACAGGGGTCGAAGCAGCCACCGAATTGGCAAAAATAGAAGTAATGGGATTATTGATGCAAACGGTACGTCCGGAATTCATCAACCGTATAGACGAGATAGTTATGTTCCGTCCGCTTACCTCAGCCAATATCGCCAGAATTGTGAGCTTACAACTCCATAACGTCACTCAAATGCTGGCTCAGCAAGGCATCTCGATAGACGCTACGCCGGAAGCCATAGCCTATCTGTCTGAGAAAGGTTATGATCCGCAATTTGGAGCTCGTCCCGTAAAAAGAGTAATTCAAAAAGAAGTCCTAAACCAACTCTCTAAAGAAATACTCGCAGGAAAAATTATTGCCGATAGCATAATCCTGCTCGATGAATTTGATGGGCAACTGGTTTTTAGAAACCAAACGGAGTTGACACACGAGTAAATAAACCCTCAGTTCGAGTGTCACGCTTTTTTGCGTGATGTATCGAGAACAAATCTTAAAAAACTGCAAAGTGACAACGCTTTGCAGTTTTTTTTATTTTCCAAAGTCATAATACGCATTTGTAATCCGAGTTCATTCCAATGCCTTGTCTATATGCTTTTTTATCTTATTATTCATAGTAATAATTGCTCATTTACTGTTTTCATAACTTTTTAACAACTGGTAACAAATCAGTTATAAAAACAATCTGTTATTGTCTTGTGTAAACAATATATATAAATGTAGTATTTTTACAAATAAGAATAATAGCTCTTTTTTGTTTTATAATAAAAATAATACAAAATAAAACAAAAGTAATTGCGTTTCAATTTTATGTATGATCTCGAAAAACAATTTTTGAGACAATCGGTCTGATTGTGTCAGACCATTACAAGTTGGCAGAAAATTTACTCAATCTACCAAGTAGAATTGGCGTTCGAAAGTCAAAAAATAATTGGTATTGGCAAATTAATATCACATCTCTTAAATAATCATGAGTATTTTAAAGAAGTATATTAATTTCACAAAGTAAAGGATGCCAAGGGCGGAACAAATCTAACTAAAAACATTTGTACCTAAAGTTTTCGTCCTTAAAATGGCAAATATTTTGCAAAGGGAAATATAATAAAATTATGAAAAAGTTAAAAAGTTCTTTAAAAATTGGTTTAATTGGCATATTCTGTAGTATATTCTTTCTAGCTTGTACAAAAGATGACACTCAAGTACAAGAAACCAAAAGTATAGATAAAACAATGTCCAATAAAGGTATAAGCAAAGTTACAAACAAAACATTATCTACCAATAAAATAGCTCCTACTGCACAATTAGTTCAAACTATTTGTGATATTACTGGTCCAACAGTAACATCAACTGGCGTAGCTGTCGTAGCAGCTGGCTCTACCGCAAGTTATAGCTATACAAATAATACAGGTTCAGCAAGTAATATTGTTTGGACACTGACCCCAAGCCCAGCTGGAAGTGCTACTTATGTTGCTAATGGAGCTAACATAACTATAACTTACCTAGCAAATTTTGCAAGTGGTACTTTAACCGCAGCTGGTTCGGGTGGAACAGCACAAACTTGTAATACTGTATTAAATATAACCAACTCAGGTAGTGGAGCCAATTGTAGTTGTACTCCAGTTATGACAATGTCATACATCTGCAGAGGAAGTTCTTCAACAAGTTTAGGAGGCTTCGTAAGTCTTAAATCTCCAACGAATTGTCAAGTAGATTGGAGTACAGTTGAAAAAATTGATCTTGATTTAAGCGGAGCAGTAATTTTCGAATTTGATTCCCCTTTAAGCGGATTAAACAATGGAACATTATATCCACCCTTCATTCCTGATCCAAGCGGTTTAATTGTAAATGAATTCTATTACCAAGGTTGTTTGCCAAGTGTATCTTGCAAAGCAAAGATTTACTTCAATAATGGTTGCCCTGCGAAAAGCCTAACCGTAACAGCAGTAGGTGGCTAATAAATAAAATCCTTCGATGACAAATATTTTTACAACTAAAACATAATTGAGAGAAGTACAAAGTAAAATTAGACCAACAAGTCTTGACTATGAATTAGTATTTAAAAATCCTAGGAATATAATTTACACAGCCTCACAGCTACAAATAACATCTTTTTATAAACTTTAAAAACTGCAAAGTAACAACGCTTTGCAGTTTTTTGTTTTTAGGAGCAAAGACATTGGTGTTTGCATCAACAGTAGTCCCGCTGTCATTCCAATCTTTTTAATCTCGTCCCAAAAGCCGAGATTAAAAAGGATTTTCCCTTCCATCGGGGCTAGACAAGAACTACATTAATTAACAATCCTATTAATTTGAAAAGCAGTAAACAAATGAAATACTAATTTTATTATTTAGTAAGAATATTTCAATACATTTGATAATAATAATAATAATAATAATACAAAACAAAACTTTACCAATATACCCAATTTTGGGTGTATACTCGTTACAAAGTAGCGACTATACACAAGCTGGCGGATATTTTCGAGAAACAGAATAAACAAATAACACAGAATGAAGACATCAGAAGTAAAAGAGCAAATAATAATATCTTTATATTTTAACATTCCGCTTTCTCTAATCACTTATATAACGACAAATAATTTATTAATTTCATTAATTGTTTTTTTATTGACAACGTTTTTTATAATAACAGCTGGATTACTAACCACAAAACTGGGATATAAAAGACATTTCGAAATAACTGAAAGTGAAGGTTTTAAAAAATTAATTTCTCTTGGTTTTAGAATAGAAAAAGTTAATGATTATGTTGGCTTAAATGGAGTTTACAGAAATTATTTATTTGATATTTACTACGATTGGCTAACGGTTTCAAATAATAGAAATAGCAAAGCATTAGTCTTAAATATTTATTTTAATCCCCCAACCTTAAATAATAATAAAACAGACCATAAACGTTTAAAGGAAATATCTGAAAAGTATATAACGTCTCGTTGGAGTTTGATTCCGAAAACTTACTGTTACCGTTGGAGAGAAGGAAATATAATGATGAATAATTCAATTGGACTTAAAAACCCCAATTATGAATTCATTTCTCAAAAAATGGACGAATTAATTGAAATATTAAAGACTGAAAAATTGCAACCAATTGAAAGAGAGAAAGTAATTGAAATGAGAAAAATTACTGAATTTGCTCATATACCAGAAATCGCAGTTTACTACAAAAAAAACATCCGCTAACAGCTACTACAACGGATTTGGGCAATAGGCTTAATAGAAAGATGGTTTTGCATTTAGGATGATTTGCTTCGCCTGTTCGCTATCGCTCGGGTGGCAAATCCGAAGAATGGGCTTAATTTAGTCCCAAACCCGCTGTAGTACCTGAACGTTAGCGGTAATTTTGCAAAATCGACATAAAAATTGACACAACATACAAATGAAGATATTAAATAGTTTATTGATTTTATTTTTGACAATTAATAGTTACGCTCAAAATCTAAATTTTCGCAAGGCAATTCTAAAAAGTGATTTAATTATTGTGAGTGATGACTTTGCTTTTGACACAATTCGTGTAAATGATTTTACAAATACCTCATTCGTCAAAATAAAAAAAGTTGACACTATTCTAAAAAATAATCTTTCTTTATTACCAAAAACCATAACGTTAAGAAAATATCAAGATAATGAAGATTATTATTCTGACCTAATAACAAATGGAGGAGGCTGTGTTTTGGCACCTAAATGTGGAAATAATTGGGCATCTTACTTTAATGTTTTTTTTATTAAGAAAAATGGGAAGGAATATCAGTCTTTTTTAATTCTTCAAGAATTAGAATTAGAAGCCTATCAAAAAATAATCGCCGAAGTAAGAACAATTTCAAGGTTAGAATATTTAAAAAATGACAACGAACGGTTTCATAAAACATTAGATTGGTTTATAGAAAATGGATTTGCGCCAGATATTGATTTTATAGACTATTACAAACAAAAAGGCATAATAACCGACACAATTCAATATTCCGAACAGCAATATAAGAACGCTTTACAACAATTTCAAAAAGGGAAAGAAGAACTTTTACCAATTGTTAAAGAAAAGTATTTTTATGAAATAAAGACACACTACACTCAAAAAATGCAAGTTTTAATAGACAAAGAAAAATTGGAATTCAAAGATTATTTAGAGTTTGATAAATCAGTTTCAATTTTGACGAATAATTTTAATGACGATTATGAATCGGGAAATTATATATTGAATAACTCATTAACTTCTGATAAATTTGATGACTATGATAAAAAAAATATAATGAGATATTTATTAAAAATAGTAACCGAATGGAAA
Protein-coding regions in this window:
- the argH gene encoding argininosuccinate lyase, coding for MKLWEKGIPTDKQIEHFTVGNDRELDLVLAKYDALGSIAHAKMLGQIGLLTNAETESLVVALNEIIQDIANGNFEIEDSFEDVHSKIEYLLTVKLGDAGKKIHTARSRNDQVLVDVNLYLKDEVKELKEQVKTLFDLMMESAEKHQNVLLPGYTHLQIAMPSSFGMWFSAYAESLIDDITMLNAALKIVDQNPLGSAAGYGSSFPINRTFTTQELGFETLKFNAVAAQMSRGKSEKTVAFAMSSIAATLSKFSMDVCLYMSQNFDFIGLPSHLTTGSSIMPHKKNPDVFELIRGKCNKIQALPYEITLITNNLPSGYHRDLQLLKEGLFPAIQNLKACLDIAIFSIKDITVKDNILNDPKYNYLFTVDTLNEMVVAGMPFRDAYKAVAEQLENGTYQSPKETKHTHEGSINNLCLAAIKDKMKSTY
- a CDS encoding DUF2157 domain-containing protein; the protein is MTNFEEQATQTLFEKNHITEEQFGAIREYRGLNLFSVHNELKLLLYLSMLMFTSGIGILIYQNIDTIGHTALLGLLLLVTLTCFYFCFKKHEGFKKEEVLFSNPLYDYLVLTAVILSCTFVGYLQFQYQTFGTHYGLATLVPTVISLFCAYYFDNKSVLSIGITGMAAYLGLSVDPKQVFENEMFDNPYLSYIGLAFGLVLLLWALYAIKINLKKHFNLVYLTFSLHLVSLACIVNLFEDYYWLPFGIVLGITAYYFYNLSFQIKSISLFIFTILYGYIGINILFVRVIELIKFDDLFFLFIFTTPFYFIGSILGFIKLIKHFNKNTTDDSIR
- the ytxJ gene encoding bacillithiol system redox-active protein YtxJ, encoding MSIFNSLFGSSEEKKTAVSKINWIPLTDLNQLNEIIALSNEKPVSIFKHSTRCSVSRMALRQFENEFDSADTTDTYFLDLLEYREVSNEIANRFQVMHQSPQVLLIKNGKSVYDASHSDIDAKDLAERL
- the clpB gene encoding ATP-dependent chaperone ClpB — translated: MNINKFTIKSQEAIQLSQQLVQSLGQQQIENEHIFKAIFEVDENVAPFILKKLNVNVPLFLQILDSTIQSFPRVSGGEIQLSRAASSALNEAEIIAKKMNDEYVSIEHLILAIFDSKSKVAQILKDQGVTGKGLKAAIDELRKGERVTSASAEETYNSLNKYAKNLNELARTGKLDPVIGRDEEIRRVLQILTRRTKNNPMLVGEPGVGKTAIAEGLAHRIVDGDVPDNLKDKIVFSLDMGALIAGAKYKGEFEERLKSVVKEVIAAEGDIVLFIDEIHTLVGAGGGEGAMDAANILKPALARGELRAIGATTLDEYQKYFEKDKALERRFQKIIIEEPDIESAISILRGIKEKYETHHKVQIKDDAIIAAVTLSQRYISNRFLPDKAIDLMDEAASKLRMEINSKPEELDVLDRKIMQLEIEIEAIKREKDESKLKVLGLELANLKEERNVIYAKWKSEKEVADNIQEVKTEIENFKYEAERAERDGDYGKVAEIRYGKIKEAQERLDVFQKQLAENQSGTSLIKEEVTREDIAEVVAKWTGIPVMKMLQGEKEKLLHLEQELHKRVVGQEEAIEAVSDAVRRSRAGLQDMKKPIGTFLFLGSTGVGKTELAKALAEYLFDDENAMTRIDMSEYQERHSVSRLVGAPPGYIGYEEGGQLTEAVRRKPYSVILLDEIEKAHPDTFNILLQVLDEGRLTDNKGRLADFKNTIIIMTSNMGSQIIQDKFENLKTGVEAATELAKIEVMGLLMQTVRPEFINRIDEIVMFRPLTSANIARIVSLQLHNVTQMLAQQGISIDATPEAIAYLSEKGYDPQFGARPVKRVIQKEVLNQLSKEILAGKIIADSIILLDEFDGQLVFRNQTELTHE